Proteins co-encoded in one Pieris napi chromosome 10, ilPieNapi1.2, whole genome shotgun sequence genomic window:
- the LOC125052876 gene encoding pre-mRNA-splicing factor 38 — translation MANRTVKDAKSIRGTNPQYLIEKIIRSRIYDSKYWKEECFALTAELLVDKAMELRYVGGVHGGFIYPTPFLCLVLKMLQIQPEKDIVVEFIKNEEFKYVRALGAFYMRLTGSSVDCYKYLEPLYNDNRKLRRQNRQGQYEIVHMDEFIDELLREERLCDVILPRIQKRHVLEENNELDPKVSALDDDLDEEMPSDEDIVEPETKENRRESDRKDRERRRDRSRDRLKIINDRREKDHKRDRSRSRDRDRRRERERERERERERPRERERVKDRRDRHEPERRRDRGRY, via the exons aTGGCGaatcgaacagtgaaggacgCTAAATCAATTCGAGGAACAAATCctcaatatttaattgaaaagaTTATTAGATCTCGAATTTACGATTCTAAATATTGGAAAGAAGAATGTTTTGCATTAACAGCCGAATTACTAGTCGACAAAGCCATGGAGTTGCGATATGTCGGCGGGGTTCACGGGGGTTTTATTTACCCCACTCCTTTTTTGtgtttagtgttaaaaatgTTACAAATTCAGCCAGAGAAAGATATTGTcgttgaatttataaaaaacgaaGAATTTAAGTACGTCCGTGCATTGGGTGCCTTTTACATGAGACTTACAGGTTCCTCAGTTGACTGCTATAAGTATCTTGAGCCTTTGTATAATGATAATAGGAAATTACGGCGGCAAAATCGCCAAGGACAGTATGAAATAGTCCACATGGATGAATTTATTGACGAGTTATTACGTGAAGAACGCTTGTGTGATGTAATTTTACCGAGAATACAAAAAAGACATGTCTTAGAAGAAAACAATGAATTAGATCCTAAGGTTTCAGCATTAGATGACGATTTAGATGAGGAAATGCCTTCAGATGAAGATATTGTAGAGCCAGAAACCAAAGAGAACAGAAGAGAGAGTGATAGGAAGGACAGAGAACGAAGAAGAGATAG aTCGCGTGACcgacttaaaataattaatgatcgACGCGAAAAAGATCATAAAAGAGATCGTTCAAGAAGTAGAGATCGCGACCGAAGGCGTGAAAGAGAACGTGAACGTGAAAGGGAGAGAGAACGACCAAGAGAAAGAGAACGGGTTAAAGATAGAAGAGATCGCCATGAACCTGAAAGGAGAAGAGACAGAGgcagatattaa
- the LOC125052875 gene encoding protein SAND, whose protein sequence is MASTSKDNVQNSCSHDNPEKDLEPGASHDSILNPTDSFEEFASEMNTSLEGRPTDVTKKSSTISEIQSEIGECSKELKETKSSENLHNKDEAISSSVSNSNLQEENGDDTESEVDDYLKSPELVNKEKHVFILSTAGKPIYTRYGNEDKLAGLCGVIQALVSVVEEQNRDILRSIITKDCKAVFLVKGPLILVGMSKSNESETQLVLQLTYAFNQIVSVLTLTQLNRIFEQRRNYDLRRLLSGAERLIDNLLIFMEKDPAFLLGAVRCLPLPEKVRENITNAIISTCHKIRDLVFAILIAGNQLITLVRMKKYTLHPSDIHLLFNLVRSSESFKTAESWTPICLPKFDATGFLHGHVSYISEDCQACLLLLTVQRDAFYPLSQAKHTISDKLRRSNCLTAINDALNRNKDLTTTNPLKHIGIPEIRHFMYKCKSTAQLFTSDPISLDRLQDYRQRHKEGGDVVKKKVENLSDMDYVRNYREFCSKLHCSRSPAKLIFRSNSEDTILAWITNGFELYVTFDPLMEKDLAIRAVDRLLRWIKNEEKRIFIMNAPTF, encoded by the exons atGGCGTCAACATCTAAAGATAATGTGCAAAACTCCTGTAGTCATGATAATCCTGAAAAAGATCTCGAACCAGGTGCATCTCACGACAGCATTTTGAATCCTACGGATTCTTTTGAGGAGTTTGCTTCTGAGATGAACACAAGTCTTGAAGGCAGACCTACAGATGTGACAAAGAAATCCAGTACAATTAGTGAGATTCAAAGTGAAATTGGTGAATGCTCAAAGGAactaaaagaaacaaaatctAGCGAAAATTTGCATAATAAAGAT GAGGCCATATCCTCTTCAGTAAGCAATTCAAACTTACAAGAGGAGAATGGTGACGATACAGAAAGTGAAGTGGATGACTATTTAAAATCACCAGAACTAGTTAATAAAGAGAAACATGTTTTTATACTGAGCACTGCTGGAAAGCCCATTTATACAAg ATATGGAAATGAAGATAAACTAGCTGGCTTATGTGGAGTTATCCAAGCTTTAGTTAGTGTTGTTGAAGAACAAAATCGAGATATTTTAAGGTCCATCATCACAAAAGACTGCAAGGCAGTGTTTTTAGTTAAAGGACCCCTTATATTAGTAGGCATGTCAAAATCTAATGAGAGTGAAACACAATTAGTTTTACAGTTAAC ATATGCTTTCAACCAAATTGTCTCAGTATTAACGCTTACACAACTAAACCGAATATTCGAGCAGCGTAGGAATTACGATTTACGGCGATTACTGTCTGGTGCTGAGCGACTTATAGACAATTTACTAATTTTCATGGAGAAAGACCCAGCATTTTTACTTGGAGCTGTCCGGTGCTTACCATTGCCAGAGAAAGTTAGAGAGAATATCACAAATGCTATAATTTCCACATGCCACAAAATAAGAGATTTAGTATTTGCTATACTGATAGCCGGAAATCAATTAATAACATTAGTTAGAATGAAAAAGTATACATTACATCCGTCAGATATACATTTACTGTTCAATTTGGTACGGAGTTCTGAGTCATTCAAAACTGCTGAAAGTTGGACGCCAATTTGTTTGCCTAAATTTGATGCAAC GGGGTTTCTTCACGGCCATGTATCATACATATCTGAAGACTGTCAAGCCTGTCTATTACTACTTACGGTACAACGTGACGCCTTTTATCCACTGTCACAAGCCAAGCACACTATATCAGACAAACTGAGACGATCAAACTGCCTTACAGCAATCAATGATGCTTTGAACAGAAATAAAGATCTCACAACCACTAACCCTCTTAAACATATAGGGATTCCAGAAATAAGACACTTTATGTATAAATGCAAATCCACAGCTCAGTTATTCACCTCTGACCCCATAAGTTTGGATCGCTTACAAGATTATAGACAGAGGCACAAAGAAGGGGGTGATGTTGTTAAGAAAAAGGTGGAGAACCTATCAGACATGGATTATGTGAGGAATTATAGGGAATTTTGTAGTAAGTTACATTGTTCACGATCACCAGCAAAGTTGATTTTCCGGTCCAATTCTGAAGATACCATCTTGGCTTGG ataACAAATGGTTTTGAGCTGTATGTAACATTTGATCCACTTATGGAAAAAGATCTGGCTATTCGGGCTGTGGACAGGTTATTGAGATGGATcaaaaatgaagaaaaaaggatatttattatgaatgcGCCTACGTTTTAG
- the LOC125053232 gene encoding probable chitinase 2: MFFKLIVLCLLCGGLAEKNVICYYGTWATYRNGLGKFDVNNINTDLCTHLVYAFAGINSQGTVISLDPYLDLPDNWGRDNFRKFNALKQKNSKLKTILAVGGWNEGSAKYSIMAANANLRKNFISSAIHMIVTYDFDGLDLDWEYPNRRDTVHGKPDVDNFTKLLKELRTEFDKYGLMLSAAVTSTKATASLSYDIPSIAQYLDIVGIMTYDMYGPWDAVTGHNSPLYKGEGDGNSPRESLNTVDVAVEYWLSQGFPPEKLVIGLPFYAHTFNLVNPKQNSVRAPSYGAGIAGPYTATNGNIGYNEFCDLLRTQSWTLKFDDLAKVPYAVQNRNWVSYDDAESLASKTLYALKQNLAGVMVWSIETDDFHGSCHGEDFPLLRAVNRALSNASNPGITTTTTPTTTTTLRPTSNATTTTVPLTTTNPEFTCKEFGWFPDPKSCRSYYVCTSTGDGSYKPHYFLCPSNLYWDQSLMACNYASNVKCSVSDS, encoded by the exons atgttttttaagttaatagtGTTGTGCCTGTTGTGTGGTGGTTTAGCGGAAA aaaatgtaaTTTGCTATTATGGAACATGGGCGACGTATAGAAACGGTTTGGGTAAATTCGACGTTAACAACATCAACACAGACCTTTGCACGCACTTGGTGTATGCATTCGCTGGCATCAACTCGCAAGGAACTGTTATATCACTGGACCCATACTTGGACCTCCCCGATAATTGGGGGCGTG ATAATTTTCGCAAATTCAACGCATTGAAACAAAAGAACAGCAAGTTGAAAACTATTTTGGCTGTTGGCGGTTGGAATGAGGGTTCTGCAAAGTATTCGATT ATGGCAGCAAACGCCAACCTCCGCAAAAACTTCATATCCAGCGCCATCCATATGATAGTTACCTACGATTTTGATGGATTAGATTTAGATTGGGAATACCCAAATCGCAGGGACACGGTCCATGGAAAACCCGATGTAGACAACTTCACAAAGCTTCTTAAAGAACTCAGAACGGAATTTGACAAATATGGTTTGATGCTGTCTGCTGCTGTGACGTCTACAAAAGCTACCGCGTCGTTGTCCTACGATATACCGTCGATAGCGCA ATATTTGGATATAGTTGGAATTATGACATACGATATGTATGGGCCATGGGACGCAGTCACAGGCCATAATTCGCCGCTTTACAAAGGCGAAGGAGATGGGAATTCGCCAAGAGAATCCTTGAATACAGTCGACGTTGCTGTGGAGTACTGGCTGTCACAag gctTTCCACCAGAGAAGCTTGTCATTGGCCTCCCATTTTACGCCCACACCTTTAATCTAGTTAATCCAAAACAAAATTCGGTTAGGGCACCATCTTATGGTGCGGGAATTGCGGGCCCGTATACCGCTACCAATGGTAATATTGGCTATAATGAG TTTTGCGATCTACTCCGCACACAATCTTGGACCTTAAAGTTCGACGATTTAGCCAAAGTGCCATACGCGGTACAAAACAGAAACTGGGTATCGTACGATGATGCCGAATCACTAGCATCCAAAACCTTATATGCCTTGAAACAAAACCTTGCTGGGGTTATGGTATGGAGCATTGAGACTGATGATTTTCATGGTTCATGTCACGGAGAGGACTTTCCGTTACTAAGAGCGGTCAATCGAGCTCTATCTAATGCGTCAAACCCTGGAATTACTACTACAACCACTCCCACCACTACAACCACTTTACGACCCACTTCAAATGCAACTACAACAACAG ttCCCCTAACAACGACCAATCCTGAGTTCACCTGTAAAGAGTTCGGTTGGTTCCCTGATCCAAAGAGTTGCAGATCGTACTACGTGTGTACCTCAACAGGGGATGGGTCGTATAAGCCCCACTATTTTCTCTGTCCCAGTAATCTATATTGGGACCAGTCATTAATGGCATGTAATTATGCAAGCAATGTAAAATGTAGTGTCTCCGATTCCTAA